One genomic window of Cryptococcus neoformans var. neoformans JEC21 chromosome 13 sequence includes the following:
- a CDS encoding carboxylesterase, putative — protein MVQLEKLSSNKAAGSFLTKYKFPSASLALPTQFNVFVPSSASPDSPAPVLFYLAGLTCTEDTGAQKGGFFNTAGKEGIALVFPDTSPRGAGVEGEDDDWQLGTGAGFYINAETDKWRKHYNMYDLIVKELPEVLKEANLGLDFSKWSIMGHSMGGHGALSIYLKNPGLFKSASAFAPICNPAAVPWGINAFSNYLSSSSSWLAHDSSALLPQFADEPKILVDVGTDDQFLKQGQLQPQTLEKAGKKGVEVRMQDGYDHSYYFISTFGPEHVAFHAKYLKA, from the exons ATGGTACAGCTCGAAAAACTCTCTTCTAACAAGGCTGCCGGGAGCTTCCTCACAAAGTATAAATTCCCTTCCGCCTCCCTCGCCCTTCCCACTCAGTTCAACGTCTTCGTCCCTTCCTCCGCTTCCCCTGATTCCCCAGCCCCTGTCCTCTTTTACCTCGCAGGTCTCACCTGTACTGAAGACACTGGTGCTCAGAAGGGAGGATTCTTTAACACTGCAGGCAAAGAGGGGATCGCCCTCGTCTTCCCCGATACTAGCCCTAGGGGTGCGGGAGTAGAAggcgaggacgatgatTGGCAGTTGGGTACTGGTGCAGGATTCTACATCAATGCCGAGACGGACAAATGGAGGAAGCATTATAACATGTATGATTTGATTGTAAAGGAATTGCCAGAGGTGTTGAAGGAGGCGAACTTGGGTCTT GACTTTTCCAAATGGTCTATAATGGGACACTCCATGGGTG GGCACGGTGCTCTGTCCATCTACCTTAAGAACCCAGGCCTTTTCAAGTCTGCCTCTGCCTTTGCTCCCATCTG CAACCCCGCCGCCGTTCCATGGGGTATCAACGCATTCAGTAATtatctctcctcctcttcttcctggcTTGCCCACGACTCTTCCGCGCTTCTTCCACAGTTTGCGGATGAACCCAAGATCTTGGTGGATGTCGGTACGGATGACCAGTTCCTCAAGCAAGGCCAGCTACAGCCGCAGACGTTGGAAAAGGccgggaagaagggtgtgGAGGTAAGGATGCAAGATGGATATGATCATTCTTATTATTTT ATTTCGACTTTTGGCCCTGAGCACGTTGCTTTCCACGCCAAGTACCTCAAGGCTTAA